In one Leptospira fletcheri genomic region, the following are encoded:
- a CDS encoding rod shape-determining protein, with product MIFDKLYGLFSNDMGIDLGTANTLVHVKGQGIVLSEPSVVAVHAATGKVLAVGQEAKRMLGRTPGEIVAIRPMKDGVIADFETVEKMIRYFIAKVHNRTTFVKPRIVIGVPSGITEVERRAVRESAEQAGAREIFLIEEALAAAIGANIPINEPAGNMIVDIGGGTTEIAVISLGGMVIAESIRTGGDEFDEAIIKYLRNQYNLVVGERTAEDIKLTIGNAYPEKKTETMEVKGRDAISGLPRTLELESNEIRKALKEPTDEILDGIKRVLERTPPELASDIVERGIVLTGGGCLLRGLETYLSKETGVPVFRAENPLTCVVLGTGKYLDELKYIKPGIR from the coding sequence ATGATATTCGATAAGCTCTACGGACTATTTTCCAATGATATGGGAATCGACCTCGGAACCGCAAACACACTGGTTCACGTAAAAGGCCAGGGGATCGTTCTTTCCGAGCCTTCCGTAGTAGCGGTACATGCCGCAACGGGCAAGGTTCTGGCGGTCGGCCAGGAAGCGAAGAGAATGTTGGGAAGAACCCCGGGAGAAATCGTAGCCATCCGTCCTATGAAAGACGGGGTCATCGCAGACTTCGAAACCGTGGAAAAAATGATCCGGTATTTTATCGCGAAAGTGCATAATCGTACTACGTTCGTAAAACCCAGAATCGTAATCGGTGTTCCGTCCGGAATCACGGAGGTGGAACGTAGGGCGGTCCGCGAATCCGCGGAGCAGGCAGGAGCTCGGGAAATCTTCCTCATCGAGGAGGCTCTTGCCGCGGCGATCGGGGCGAATATTCCGATTAACGAACCTGCCGGTAACATGATCGTGGATATAGGCGGGGGAACCACGGAAATCGCGGTAATTTCCCTAGGCGGGATGGTGATCGCGGAATCGATCCGGACGGGCGGAGACGAGTTCGACGAGGCAATTATCAAATACCTTCGGAACCAATACAATTTGGTCGTGGGAGAAAGAACCGCCGAGGATATCAAATTGACCATCGGGAACGCGTATCCCGAAAAGAAAACCGAAACGATGGAAGTCAAAGGACGGGATGCGATTTCCGGACTTCCTAGAACCTTGGAATTGGAGTCGAACGAAATCCGCAAGGCGCTCAAAGAGCCGACAGATGAGATTCTGGACGGGATCAAAAGAGTGTTAGAACGTACTCCTCCGGAACTCGCTTCGGATATCGTGGAAAGAGGAATCGTCCTGACGGGAGGAGGTTGCCTATTGAGAGGGCTGGAAACCTATCTCTCCAAGGAAACCGGTGTGCCGGTTTTCCGCGCGGAAAACCCCCTGACCTGCGTAGTATTAGGGACGGGAAAATATCTGGACGAATTGAAATACATAAAACCGGGAATCCGCTAA